One genomic window of candidate division WOR-3 bacterium includes the following:
- a CDS encoding CNNM domain-containing protein, with amino-acid sequence MEPLAAFILILITGFYAATETALYRANWLRLTHWSRQHLAGAKEALTALEKFTPSLITALIGTNLANVFATILVEHYTVGEFGAGYTPVAVVLIVTFTLILGDYLPKALAQSLPSRWLQRSALILNASRVLFTPVVFILARILPKTKTLRLTREDYLKVIAGRAGKHQTANMAARLFQFSQMKVIEAAIPIAMVKSLPLGAERKMVLKLLEEYGYSRIPVYEKTRDNIIGCIIAKDLLRDSDYPVVRPVMRVKETTRALELLRQMQHRGEHLAVIEDQHGRVKGIVTLEDLVEELVGEIRSED; translated from the coding sequence ATGGAACCGCTTGCCGCATTTATTTTAATCCTTATCACCGGTTTTTATGCGGCTACTGAAACTGCGCTTTACCGGGCAAACTGGCTGCGCCTCACCCACTGGTCCCGCCAGCATCTTGCCGGGGCAAAGGAGGCACTCACCGCGCTTGAAAAATTCACACCATCCCTCATCACCGCGCTCATCGGCACCAACCTTGCGAATGTTTTTGCTACCATTCTTGTTGAACACTACACGGTCGGCGAGTTCGGTGCGGGTTATACGCCGGTAGCGGTGGTGCTCATTGTCACCTTTACCCTGATACTGGGTGATTATCTTCCCAAGGCGCTTGCCCAATCACTGCCCAGCCGCTGGCTCCAGCGGAGCGCCCTGATTTTAAACGCCAGCCGGGTTCTATTCACGCCTGTGGTCTTTATCCTTGCCCGCATTTTGCCCAAGACCAAAACCCTCCGTCTTACCCGCGAAGACTACCTCAAGGTCATTGCCGGGCGCGCAGGAAAACACCAGACCGCCAATATGGCTGCGCGCCTCTTTCAATTCTCCCAGATGAAGGTGATTGAAGCGGCAATCCCAATTGCAATGGTCAAATCCCTCCCCTTAGGCGCGGAAAGAAAAATGGTGCTTAAACTCCTTGAGGAATACGGTTACAGCCGCATTCCCGTCTATGAAAAAACCCGGGACAACATCATCGGTTGCATCATTGCCAAAGACCTCCTTAGAGATTCTGATTACCCGGTGGTGCGCCCAGTTATGCGGGTAAAGGAAACCACCCGGGCGCTGGAACTTTTGCGCCAGATGCAGCACCGGGGTGAGCATCTCGCAGTTATTGAAGACCAGCACGGGAGGGTCAAAGGCATCGTTACCCTTGAAGACCTTGTGGAGGAACTTGTGGGTGAGATTCGCTCTGAGGACTGA